In Micromonospora sp. LH3U1, one genomic interval encodes:
- a CDS encoding pirin family protein, producing MPAITVDDVLVLPRLPRVDESTTFRPVRKVTTAPTGFEGEGFPVRRAFAGVSTTDLDPFIHLDQMGEVDYAPGEPRGTSWHPHRGFETVTYIIDGIFDHQDSNGGGGTITDGDTQWMTAGSGLLHIEAPPEHLVVSGGLFHGTQLWVNLPRSAKMNPPRYQDIRGGESALLTTPDGGALIRVIAGEIAGHRGPGSTFTPITITHVTVQPGAQVDLPWQPDFNALVYVLGGRGTVGTDRRPVRTGQLAVHGPGDALRFSADSEQDSNTPALDLYIMGGKPIREPVAQYGPFVMNTRDELVQAFEDFQAGRLGVIPTERLPHTGGQGARP from the coding sequence ATGCCCGCGATCACCGTTGACGACGTTCTCGTCCTTCCCCGCCTGCCCCGGGTGGACGAGTCCACCACGTTCCGCCCGGTCCGCAAGGTGACCACCGCGCCCACCGGCTTCGAGGGTGAGGGCTTCCCGGTCCGTCGAGCCTTCGCCGGGGTGTCGACCACCGACCTGGACCCGTTCATCCACCTCGACCAGATGGGCGAGGTCGACTATGCGCCGGGCGAGCCGAGGGGCACCTCGTGGCATCCGCACCGCGGCTTCGAGACGGTCACGTACATCATCGACGGCATCTTCGACCACCAGGACTCGAACGGCGGTGGCGGCACCATCACCGACGGCGATACCCAATGGATGACGGCCGGCAGTGGGCTGTTGCACATCGAAGCGCCGCCGGAGCACCTGGTGGTGAGCGGTGGGCTCTTCCACGGCACTCAACTCTGGGTCAACCTGCCCCGCTCGGCCAAGATGAACCCGCCCCGCTACCAGGACATCCGGGGTGGGGAGTCCGCACTGCTCACCACGCCCGACGGCGGCGCGCTCATCCGGGTCATCGCCGGTGAGATCGCCGGGCACCGCGGCCCGGGTTCGACCTTCACCCCGATCACCATCACCCACGTCACCGTGCAGCCGGGGGCGCAGGTCGATCTGCCCTGGCAGCCCGACTTCAACGCCCTGGTGTACGTGCTCGGCGGTCGCGGCACGGTCGGCACCGACCGGCGGCCGGTGCGCACCGGACAGCTCGCGGTGCACGGTCCGGGTGACGCGCTGCGGTTCAGCGCCGACAGCGAGCAGGACAGCAACACTCCCGCGCTGGACCTCTACATCATGGGCGGCAAGCCGATCCGGGAGCCCGTGGCACAGTACGGCCCGTTCGTGATGAACACCCGGGACGAGCTGGTCCAGGCATTCGAGGACTTCCAGGCCGGCCGCCTCGGAGTGATCCCCACCGAGCGGCTGCCGCACACCGGCGGCCAGGGCGCCCGGCCCTGA
- a CDS encoding MarR family winged helix-turn-helix transcriptional regulator yields MTKSLDSTREAAWRAYIEASQRLFTQLEEDLRADSGLSFADYHVLVLLSEAPGQRLRMGELASRLIFSPSRLTYQISSMQRRGMVSKEPCPDDRRGSEAVLTAAGLLALREAAPHHLASVRTHLMDDLDDAEVACLTRVFDRIGDRLRASRGRLDHPRHELGAFDARDHR; encoded by the coding sequence ATGACCAAGAGCCTGGACAGCACCCGAGAGGCCGCATGGCGTGCCTACATCGAGGCCAGCCAGCGTCTCTTCACCCAGCTCGAAGAGGACCTGCGCGCCGACAGCGGTCTCAGCTTCGCCGACTACCACGTGCTGGTCCTGCTCTCCGAGGCGCCGGGGCAGCGGCTGCGGATGGGCGAGCTGGCCAGCCGGCTCATCTTCTCGCCCAGCCGACTCACGTACCAGATCTCCTCGATGCAGCGCCGCGGCATGGTCAGCAAGGAGCCCTGCCCGGACGACCGACGCGGCAGCGAGGCGGTGCTCACCGCCGCCGGGCTGCTCGCCCTACGGGAAGCCGCACCGCACCATCTGGCGTCGGTGCGTACCCACCTGATGGACGACCTCGACGATGCCGAGGTCGCCTGCCTCACCCGGGTCTTCGACCGGATCGGTGACCGCCTGCGGGCATCCCGGGGCCGGCTCGACCACCCACGCCACGAGCTAGGAGCCTTCGATGCCCGCGATCACCGTTGA
- a CDS encoding GNAT family N-acetyltransferase: MEHVELAAADLLLRPWRDEDAPAVRDALRDEAIAQWNPQGGGPIDDEVALLWIRRRADWSSGSHASMAVTSAADGKLLGSVSLHGIHDGDGSIGYWTVAAARGRGVAVRAVVRLTEWAFADLRLHRVELCHAVANPASCRVADRAGFPAEGTLRESYQYGDGRRYDEHLHARLATDRQITR, from the coding sequence GTGGAACACGTGGAGCTCGCCGCCGCCGACCTGTTGCTGCGCCCCTGGCGGGACGAGGACGCCCCGGCGGTGCGCGACGCCCTACGCGATGAGGCGATCGCCCAGTGGAACCCGCAGGGTGGTGGCCCGATCGACGACGAGGTCGCGTTGCTCTGGATTCGCCGCCGGGCCGACTGGTCCTCCGGCAGCCACGCCTCGATGGCGGTGACCTCGGCGGCCGACGGCAAACTGCTGGGCTCGGTGTCGCTGCACGGCATCCACGACGGCGACGGCTCCATCGGCTACTGGACGGTGGCCGCGGCACGCGGGCGTGGGGTGGCGGTGCGCGCCGTCGTCCGGCTCACCGAATGGGCGTTCGCCGACCTCCGGCTGCACCGGGTGGAGTTGTGTCACGCGGTGGCCAACCCGGCCTCCTGCCGCGTCGCCGACCGGGCCGGTTTCCCCGCCGAGGGGACGCTGCGCGAGTCGTACCAGTACGGCGACGGCCGGCGCTACGACGAGCACCTGCACGCGCGCCTGGCTACCGACCGTCAGATCACTCGTTGA
- a CDS encoding FBP domain-containing protein, which yields MLQPTESAIRKSFVNCTQGEAKRMAVPNDLGTRPWDDLDFFGWRDPAAPQRAYLLAESDGKLVGVTLRAATHQIGRVRRSMCSLCLTTHLGDGVSLMTARKAGPSGRQGDSVGTYMCSDLACPLYLRGKKHAGPPMPDPLPLPERIDHVRAALAAFLRKVNE from the coding sequence ATGTTACAGCCGACCGAATCCGCCATCCGCAAGTCCTTCGTCAACTGCACCCAGGGCGAGGCGAAGCGGATGGCCGTACCGAATGATCTTGGTACGCGCCCCTGGGACGACCTCGACTTCTTCGGCTGGCGGGACCCGGCCGCACCGCAGCGGGCCTACCTGCTCGCCGAGTCCGACGGCAAGCTCGTCGGAGTAACGCTGCGGGCCGCGACGCACCAGATCGGGCGGGTGCGGCGCAGCATGTGCTCGCTCTGCCTGACCACGCACCTCGGCGACGGCGTCTCATTGATGACCGCCCGCAAGGCCGGGCCGAGTGGACGACAGGGCGACTCCGTGGGCACCTACATGTGCTCCGACCTGGCCTGCCCGCTCTATCTGCGGGGAAAGAAGCACGCCGGGCCGCCCATGCCCGACCCGCTGCCCCTGCCGGAGAGGATCGACCACGTGAGGGCCGCCCTCGCGGCGTTCCTCCGCAAGGTCAACGAGTGA
- a CDS encoding TetR/AcrR family transcriptional regulator, which translates to MARAGVTAERLTLVAADLADEVGVENVTVAALARHFGVKDASLYFHIRNARDLRVRIALLALAELADRVAAALAGRAGKDALVAFANAYRAYARQHPGRYAAMQIDLDPETAAASAGVRHAEMTRAILRGYRLSEPDQTDAVRMMHSTFHGFVTLEKTGGFRHTPRATDDSWSRTLDALDAVLTNWPPR; encoded by the coding sequence ATGGCACGTGCAGGGGTTACCGCCGAGCGCCTGACCCTGGTCGCGGCCGACCTGGCCGACGAGGTGGGCGTGGAGAACGTGACCGTCGCCGCGCTCGCGCGCCACTTCGGTGTCAAGGACGCGAGCCTGTACTTCCACATCAGGAACGCGCGGGACCTGCGGGTCCGGATCGCCCTGCTGGCTCTGGCGGAGCTGGCCGACCGGGTCGCCGCCGCGCTCGCCGGCCGCGCCGGCAAGGACGCGTTGGTGGCCTTCGCCAACGCGTACCGCGCCTACGCGAGGCAGCACCCGGGTCGGTACGCCGCCATGCAGATCGACCTCGACCCGGAGACGGCCGCCGCGAGCGCCGGCGTCCGGCACGCCGAGATGACCCGGGCGATCCTGCGCGGCTACCGGCTCTCCGAGCCCGACCAGACCGACGCGGTACGGATGATGCACAGCACGTTCCACGGGTTCGTGACCCTGGAGAAGACCGGCGGCTTCCGCCACACCCCGCGCGCCACGGACGATTCGTGGTCCCGCACCCTGGACGCGCTCGACGCCGTCCTGACCAACTGGCCACCACGCTGA
- a CDS encoding DUF1684 domain-containing protein, with protein sequence MDDLELVDWRERVARLYLSDVDLTGFRAGRDELFSTHPQSPIPPTERAGFSGVRYFPANPDAVVEAPLRPASGELRIDTGGPDGVVAYRRVAVAETPWGPLTLWWIEAYGGGLFVPLRDGTCGRETYGGGRYLTDTVKGTFGRGVELLPGDRVRLDANYLYNPSCAYDDRWACPLAPPENRVDVPLRAGELAYAPSPRDLAITAST encoded by the coding sequence GTGGATGATCTGGAGCTGGTCGACTGGCGGGAGCGGGTGGCCCGGCTGTACCTGTCCGACGTCGACCTGACTGGGTTCCGGGCAGGCCGCGACGAGCTCTTCTCCACCCACCCGCAGAGTCCGATCCCCCCAACGGAGCGGGCCGGCTTCTCCGGGGTGCGCTACTTCCCCGCCAACCCGGACGCCGTGGTGGAGGCGCCACTGCGGCCGGCCAGCGGTGAGCTGCGGATCGACACGGGCGGGCCCGACGGGGTGGTCGCGTACCGGCGGGTCGCCGTGGCCGAGACTCCGTGGGGGCCGCTGACCCTGTGGTGGATCGAGGCGTACGGGGGTGGGCTGTTCGTACCGCTGCGCGACGGCACCTGCGGGCGGGAGACCTACGGGGGCGGCCGGTACCTCACCGACACCGTGAAGGGCACCTTCGGCCGGGGAGTCGAGCTGCTGCCCGGCGACCGGGTCCGGCTGGACGCCAACTACCTCTATAACCCGAGCTGCGCGTACGACGACCGCTGGGCCTGCCCGCTGGCACCCCCGGAGAACCGCGTGGACGTGCCGCTACGGGCCGGCGAGCTGGCGTACGCACCATCGCCCCGCGATCTTGCAATTACTGCCTCGACATAG
- a CDS encoding general stress protein has product MTSASGPAAAWRPGTQDGDLLPSGPAGRLSTPSGNGHGPETGPPTVTIGSYPDYPAAQRVVDYLADNRFPVEHSAIVGTNLTLVETVLGRMTTGRAGLLGAGTGAWFGLFIGLLFGIFTVGNWLAVILVGLVIGAIWGAVFGAVAHAMTGGQRDFTSASSLRAGQYAVTVDAQLADQARQLLGRMQMPSSTTNAR; this is encoded by the coding sequence ATGACGTCAGCTTCGGGGCCGGCCGCCGCGTGGCGGCCCGGCACACAGGATGGCGACCTGCTTCCATCCGGGCCGGCCGGCCGCCTGTCGACACCGTCCGGTAACGGCCACGGGCCGGAAACCGGCCCGCCCACCGTGACGATCGGCTCGTATCCGGACTATCCGGCCGCGCAGCGGGTCGTCGACTATCTGGCCGACAACCGCTTCCCGGTGGAGCACAGCGCCATCGTCGGCACCAACCTCACCCTGGTGGAGACGGTGCTCGGGCGGATGACCACCGGTCGAGCCGGCCTACTCGGCGCCGGCACCGGTGCCTGGTTCGGGCTCTTCATCGGCCTGCTGTTCGGCATCTTCACCGTCGGCAACTGGCTGGCGGTGATCCTCGTCGGGCTGGTCATCGGTGCGATCTGGGGTGCCGTTTTCGGTGCGGTAGCACACGCCATGACGGGTGGGCAGCGCGACTTCACCTCGGCCAGCTCACTACGTGCCGGCCAGTACGCGGTGACCGTCGACGCGCAGCTCGCCGACCAGGCCCGACAGCTGCTGGGTCGGATGCAGATGCCCAGCTCGACCACGAACGCCCGCTGA